A window of Polaribacter litorisediminis contains these coding sequences:
- a CDS encoding carboxymuconolactone decarboxylase family protein: MIKEFPKHYNNLLKLMDQLGAKIPTTMQGFENLHKASIADGALNAKTKELIALGIAITVRCDGCIAFHVHDALESGASSQEITETIGVAILMGGGPSVVYGCEALEALNQFIALKEHT; this comes from the coding sequence ATGATCAAAGAATTTCCAAAACATTATAACAACCTTTTAAAACTAATGGATCAATTAGGCGCTAAAATTCCAACTACAATGCAGGGATTTGAAAATTTGCACAAAGCAAGTATCGCAGACGGAGCATTAAATGCTAAAACCAAAGAACTTATTGCATTAGGTATAGCCATTACGGTACGATGTGATGGATGTATAGCCTTTCATGTTCACGATGCACTTGAATCTGGTGCTTCTTCACAAGAGATTACAGAAACAATTGGAGTTGCCATACTAATGGGAGGTGGTCCTTCTGTAGTGTATGGTTGCGAAGCTTTAGAGGCATTAAATCAATTTATCGCCTTAAAAGAGCATACATAA